Proteins from a genomic interval of Streptomyces sp. NBC_01445:
- a CDS encoding GntR family transcriptional regulator: MPPAPPSPTAVKRPPAADRVYDHVKRSVLERRYEGGTLLTEGELAEAVGVSRTPVREALLKLEVEGLIKLYPKKGALVLAVSAQEIADVVETRLLVEEHSVRKVVPAPASLIARLEELLSLQQTQAAAGEFTDAAGTDRCFHAEIVRSGGNAILSRLYDQLRDRQLRMGVAVMHSHPDRIAKTLTEHEEILDALRAGDAEAAVTVVRRHVGWFSNLARGEVR; the protein is encoded by the coding sequence ATGCCTCCCGCCCCCCCGTCCCCCACCGCCGTCAAGCGACCGCCCGCTGCCGACCGCGTCTACGACCACGTCAAGCGCAGCGTCCTCGAACGCCGCTACGAGGGCGGGACGTTGCTCACCGAGGGCGAGCTCGCCGAGGCCGTCGGGGTCTCCCGCACCCCGGTGCGCGAGGCGCTGCTCAAGCTGGAGGTCGAGGGGCTGATCAAGCTGTACCCGAAGAAGGGCGCCCTGGTCCTCGCCGTCTCCGCACAGGAGATCGCGGACGTCGTCGAGACCCGCCTCCTCGTCGAGGAGCACTCCGTGCGCAAGGTCGTCCCCGCCCCCGCGAGCCTGATCGCCCGCCTGGAGGAACTGCTCTCGCTCCAGCAGACCCAGGCCGCGGCGGGCGAGTTCACCGACGCGGCCGGCACCGACCGCTGCTTCCACGCCGAGATCGTCCGCAGCGGAGGGAACGCGATTCTCTCCCGCCTCTACGACCAGCTGCGCGACCGCCAGCTGAGAATGGGCGTCGCCGTGATGCACTCGCACCCGGACCGGATCGCCAAGACACTCACCGAGCACGAGGAAATCCTCGACGCGCTGCGCGCGGGCGACGCCGAGGCCGCCGTCACCGTCGTCCGCCGCCACGTCGGCTGGTTCTCGAACCTGGCGCGGGGCGAGGTCCGATGA
- a CDS encoding MFS transporter yields the protein MSSSAGAASLPGDPPGGRRAMGVWSIGVAVYFVAVIFRTSLGVAGLDAVERFHINASALSTFSILQLLVYAGMQIPVGLMVDRLGTKRVLTIGVVLFTIGQLGFAFSPSYGTALVSRALLGCGDAMTFISVLRLGTRWFPARRGPLVAQLAGLVGMAGNLVSTLVIARLLHGVGWEAAFAGSALAGVVVLVLMLLFLKDHPEGFEPEPVRHTGGAFVRGQILASWREPGTRLGLWVHFTTQFPAMVFLLLWGLPFLVEAQGLSRGTAGELLTLVVLSNMLIGLVYGQIVARHHMARLPLALGTVAGTAVMWAVTIAYPGDHAPMWLLVMLCVVLGACGPASMIGFDFARPANPPERQGTASGIVNMGGFVASMTTLFAIGVLLDATGDNYRIAFSAVFVLEALGVSQILRLRRRADRRERERLVASRVETVHVPA from the coding sequence ATGAGCAGCTCCGCCGGCGCCGCGTCACTGCCCGGGGATCCGCCCGGCGGCCGCAGGGCCATGGGTGTCTGGTCCATCGGCGTCGCCGTCTACTTCGTCGCCGTCATCTTCCGCACCTCGCTCGGCGTCGCGGGCCTCGACGCCGTCGAACGCTTCCACATCAACGCCTCGGCGCTGTCCACGTTCTCGATCCTCCAGCTGCTCGTGTACGCGGGCATGCAGATACCCGTCGGCCTGATGGTCGACCGGCTCGGCACCAAGCGGGTCCTGACGATCGGCGTCGTCCTCTTCACCATCGGCCAGCTGGGCTTCGCGTTCTCGCCCTCGTACGGGACGGCCCTCGTGTCGCGCGCGCTGCTCGGCTGCGGCGACGCGATGACGTTCATCAGCGTGCTGCGGCTCGGCACGCGCTGGTTCCCCGCCCGGCGCGGGCCGCTGGTCGCGCAGCTCGCGGGCCTCGTCGGCATGGCCGGCAACCTCGTGTCGACGCTCGTGATCGCCCGGCTGCTGCACGGCGTCGGCTGGGAGGCCGCGTTCGCCGGCAGCGCGCTCGCCGGTGTCGTCGTGCTCGTCCTGATGCTGCTCTTCCTCAAGGACCACCCGGAAGGCTTCGAACCGGAGCCCGTGCGGCACACCGGCGGGGCCTTCGTGCGCGGACAGATCCTCGCGTCCTGGCGCGAGCCGGGGACGCGGCTCGGTCTGTGGGTGCACTTCACGACGCAGTTCCCGGCGATGGTGTTCCTGCTGCTGTGGGGCCTGCCGTTCCTGGTGGAGGCGCAGGGCCTCTCGCGCGGGACCGCCGGTGAACTGCTCACCCTCGTCGTGCTGTCCAACATGCTGATCGGGCTCGTCTACGGGCAGATCGTGGCCCGGCACCACATGGCCCGGCTGCCGCTCGCGCTCGGCACGGTCGCCGGTACGGCGGTGATGTGGGCCGTGACGATCGCCTACCCGGGGGACCACGCGCCGATGTGGCTGCTCGTCATGCTGTGCGTCGTGCTCGGGGCGTGCGGGCCCGCGTCCATGATCGGGTTCGACTTCGCGCGCCCGGCGAACCCGCCGGAGCGGCAGGGGACCGCGTCCGGGATCGTCAACATGGGCGGGTTCGTCGCGTCGATGACGACGCTGTTCGCGATCGGGGTCCTGCTGGACGCGACCGGCGACAACTACCGGATCGCGTTCTCTGCGGTGTTCGTGCTCGAGGCGCTCGGGGTGAGCCAGATCCTGCGACTGCGCCGACGCGCGGACCGGCGCGAGCGGGAGCGGCTTGTGGCCAGCCGGGTGGAGACGGTGCACGTACCGGCGTAG
- a CDS encoding D-alanyl-D-alanine carboxypeptidase family protein, translating into MKTRIKGIRRVTAAATVTAGAVLASGVFATSAQAATLPTPTIVAKGGYVMNNGTGTSLFTKAADTRRSTGSTTKIMTAKVVLAQSNLNLDSKVTIQKAYSDYIVAKNASSARLIVGDKVTVRQLLYGLMLPSGCDAAYALADKFGSGSTRAARVKSFIGKMNKAATDMGLKNTHFDSFDGIGSGSNYSTPRDLTKIASSAMKNSTFRSVVKTTSTKQKVTTKSGGYRYMSWSNTNNLLGSYSGTIGVKTGSGPEAKYCLVFAATRNGKTVIGTVLASSSVTNRTADAKKLMDYGFKK; encoded by the coding sequence TTGAAAACCCGCATTAAGGGCATTCGCCGCGTAACCGCCGCTGCCACCGTGACCGCCGGTGCGGTCCTGGCCAGCGGGGTCTTCGCCACCTCCGCGCAGGCGGCCACACTGCCCACCCCCACGATCGTCGCCAAGGGCGGCTACGTGATGAACAACGGGACCGGTACGAGCCTGTTCACCAAGGCCGCCGACACCCGCCGTTCCACCGGCTCCACCACCAAGATCATGACCGCGAAGGTCGTCCTGGCGCAGTCGAACCTGAACCTGGACTCCAAGGTCACGATCCAGAAGGCGTACAGCGACTACATCGTCGCGAAGAACGCGTCGTCGGCCCGCCTGATCGTCGGCGACAAGGTCACCGTCCGCCAGCTCCTGTACGGGCTCATGCTCCCGTCCGGCTGCGACGCCGCGTACGCGCTGGCCGACAAGTTCGGCTCCGGCAGCACGCGCGCCGCCCGCGTGAAGTCCTTCATCGGCAAGATGAACAAGGCCGCCACGGACATGGGCCTGAAGAACACGCACTTCGACTCGTTCGACGGCATCGGCAGCGGGTCGAACTACTCGACGCCGCGCGACCTGACGAAGATCGCCTCGTCCGCGATGAAGAACTCCACGTTCCGCTCGGTCGTGAAGACGACGTCGACGAAGCAGAAGGTCACCACGAAGAGCGGCGGCTACCGCTACATGTCGTGGTCCAACACGAACAACCTGCTCGGCAGCTACTCCGGCACCATCGGCGTGAAGACCGGCTCGGGCCCCGAGGCCAAGTACTGCCTGGTCTTCGCCGCCACCCGCAACGGCAAGACGGTCATCGGCACCGTCCTCGCCTCCTCCTCCGTCACGAACCGCACGGCGGACGCGAAGAAGCTCATGGACTACGGGTTCAAGAAGTAA